Proteins from a genomic interval of Colletes latitarsis isolate SP2378_abdomen chromosome 12, iyColLati1, whole genome shotgun sequence:
- the LOC143349067 gene encoding uncharacterized protein LOC143349067 isoform X3, with protein MEGPGLSLFQGSESIRLNTSTQGVEEDEEQEDIKRRNKEIKDLLTNAFNDLEEDDDISSVNSSHYRDSTKEVDDSNTGINSCVQQAASPNSQTVSQLQKEFGHYDHVENSNYDNAMTNHRSELEIRPSISEIQRDFDVYDQTDTPYSKSRSNDTHSIVAETPNSGFTRDLRSQVDEEYYPYNYQTPSNHYDAQRKAYSNNGYIDGYENNVQCKQICDFGSDNITSDHLNHCYKSSPNGRPQDNSVAYKTAEYESKEQLEVLYTVRMREIKRLTEEMQQLQLEKEEEKNQLSRRITLLQAEIDRASMSRNQTQHALVDAKAEIVDLYNQITSLKEKNAVLEKANENTTVELNVARNSVIELQQKISVLERVQALQTNDKTHEKFLKQAQEKHAVEMRNMQTQINVLTDKLNAKLLNVDAKTHCIWETSYVALENKLVDVRRAHEMLMVEKGDTMNRLAQALEESQAQCHNLMATNNTQQLMQFQAQIKILTQEKEEMQKLVQELQNKLEVARGDVVQYDSLLTTTLEEESDSIRQMKLGDLHNRSKSKPSDDMINKLRGELQRCLAGHAVKRKEITRLENTLSQKEKEVEKALTMADTCRQEAARYAKRVNELEQELKSVLTDQAIKANAQIQKLSDHLNDVKKQHELLREEKIGLEQKLEESLAINQETLKKLHQESMNQQAKDTINEYNKEYLEIHAKTVEKVRQEAQIEIVQLSVQLEQTQKELDRVKELYIDVCSTKEQLISEHKSEIKMLKEKYSTLEEREKDIEKYKHDLQVQIKIAEKFTQECDTYKVKVIELEKDLSYERKKKEEYTKKIHQEIERAKEEALKELRNAHPNQEISVLLPDHCSEHLEKINQLEEDCKRLEEKLHAAVDEHKKMSEYQSELDDTRLKIAQIEISQESWKKKYENAISEKNDLINKISKMEDSDDVKLKVARYQVENEALKTKCENLYGERNISKDKISQLEAELSEAKKIIVNFESRFKKSNEVSSKCELEKELAHYKDLVTQLSSKINVLKAGRKSDLVMEQRIKQLEKDLQGKDERLERLKDFEKIKEEREQLVLKLKNQAKQFEQYVKNQKQVSAELNLSPRSSSDGTDFQKLKEIMIKEVREEMEQKVVEELRGIEEQHREKRKELEERYKTVLLELQTRCNEKAQEVETLKEAMLSEKEELSQKENDVEEERNLMAQVMTKWATEIREIKDKEVEMNEKLQQLKESEENLKAEIDTLKEKEKEMKNNIDILKHKYQSAKKTANNYKEHAENKEKFLLSECKRIEEGYKRAMNQVQQKLDAIVSTQEEQVATKLKELECQYTERIEQMRLTLKYKSKC; from the exons ATGGAGGGCCCAGGTCTGAGCTTGTTCCAAGGCTCAGAAAGTATACGATTAAACACAAGCACACAAGGCGTAGAAGAGGACGAAGAACAGGAAGATATCAAGCGACGTAACAAGGAG ATCAAAGATCTCCTGACTAATGCGTTCAACGACTTGGAGGAAGACGATGACATTAGTTCGGTGAATAGCAGTCATTATAGAGATAGTACTAAGGAAGTGGATGACTCGAATACGGGGATTAATTCCTGTGTTCAACAGGCTGCGTCTCCCAATAGCCAGACTGTATCACAGCTGCAGAAAGAATTTGGGCATTACGATCATGTTGAAAATTCAAACTATGACAATGCTATGACAAATCACAGATCGGAGTTGGAAATTAGACCTTCGATATCTGAGATACAGAGAGATTTCGATGTGTACGATCAAACAGATACGCCGTATTCTAAGAGTAGGAGCAACGACACTCATAGTATCGTTGCTGAAACACCAAATTCTGGATTTACTAGAGATTTAAGATCTCAAGTCGACGAAGAATATTATCCATATAATTATCAAACACCATCTAATCATTACGATGCTCAACGTAAAGCTTATTCAAATAATGGTTACATCGACGGTTATGAAAATAATGTACAATGCAAACAAATCTGTGATTTTGGAAGCGATAATATTACTTCCGATCACTTGAATCACTGTTACAAGTCAAGTCCAAACGGTAGGCCGCAGGACAACAGCGTGGCCTATAAAACTGCTGAATATGAAAGCAAAGAACAATTGGAGGTTTTGTATACGGTTCGAATGAGAGAGATCAAAAGATTAACGGAAGAAATGCAACAGCTGCAATTGGAGAAGGAGGAAGAAAAGAATCAGCTTAGTAGAAGGATTACGCTTTTACAAGCAGAAATTGACAGAGCAAGCATGTCGAGGAACCAAACGCAGCATGCTTTGG TTGATGCGAAAGCAGAAATTGTTGATCTTTACAATCAAATAACATCGTTGAAAGAAAAGAATGCAGTTTTGGAAAAAGCTAACGAAAAC ACAACAGTGGAGCTGAATGTTGCAAGAAATTCTGTGATAGAATTGCAACAGAAGATATCCGTATTAGAAAGAGTACAGGCATTGCAAACGAATGACAAGACGCAtgagaaatttttaaagcagGCGCAAGAAAAGCACGCAGttgaaatgagaaatatgcaaactcAAATAAATGTCCTCACAGACAAGCTTAACGCAAAG CTGCTCAATGTGGATGCCAAGACTCATTGTATATGG GAAACGTCATACGTTGCTTTGGAAAATAAGTTGGTCGATGTGAGAAGAGCACACGAGATGCTTATGGTGGAGAAAGGGGATACTATGAACCGTCTGGCACAAGCATTGGAAGAGAGTCAAGCACAATGCCACAATCTGATGGCCACGAATAATACTCAGCAGTTAATGCAATTTCAAGCACAGATTAAGATTCTGACGCAAGAGAAAGAAGAAATGCAAAAGTTGGTTCAGGAATTACAG AATAAATTAGAAGTGGCGAGAGGAGATGTAGTACAATATGATTCGTTACTGACAACAACGTTGGAGGAAGAATCTGACTCTATTAGACAAATGAAATTAGGCGATCTTCACAATAGGTCGAAATCAAAGCCATCTGACGATATGATAAATAAACTAAGGGGGGAATTACAAAG gTGTTTAGCTGGacatgctgttaaaagaaaggaAATAACTCGATTAGAGAATACTTTATCGCAAAAGGAGAAAGAAGTCGAGAAAGCTTTGACGATGGCTGATACGTGCAGGCAAGAAGCGGCTCGATACGCTAAACGCGTTAACGAGTTGGAGCAAGAACTTAAATCTGTACTTACAGATCAAGCTATAAAAGCGAACGCTCAAATACAGAAACTATCCGATCACCTGAACGATGTAAAGAAACAACATGAATTACTGCGAGAGGAGAAAATCGGATTAGAGCAAAAGCTAGAGGAATCATTAGCAATTAATCAGGAGACGCTTAAAAAGCTGCACCAGGAGAGTATGAATCAGCAAGCGAAAGACACCATTAACGAGTACAATAAAGAGTATTTAGAAATACATGCTAAGACTGTAGAGAAAGTTCGACAAGAAGCACAAATTGAAATAGTGCAATTATC CGTGCAATTAGAACAAACACAAAAAGAGTTGGATCGTGTTAAGGAATTGTATATAGATGTCTGTAGTACAAAGGAGCAGTTGATAAGTGAACACAAGTCTGAAATCAAaatgttaaaagaaaaatattctacGCTAGAGGAACGTGAAAAGgacattgaaaaatataaacatgACTTGCAGGTACAAATAAAAATAGCAGAAAAATTCACGCAAGAGTGTGACACGTATAAAGTTAAAGTGATCGAATTAGAAAAAGATTTGAGttacgaaagaaagaaaaaagaagaataCACAAAGAAAATTCATCAAGAAATTGAAAGAG CTAAAGAGGAAGCATTGAAAGAACTGCGCAATGCTCATCCGAATCAAGAAATAAGCGTTCTTTTGCCAGATCATTGTTCTGAACATTTAGAAAAAATTAATCAG CTGGAAGAGGACTGCAAACGTTTAGAGGAAAAATTGCATGCTGCTGTCGATGAACATAAAAAGATGTCTGAATATCAGTCTGAGTTGGACGATACCAGATTGAAAATAGCACAAATAGAAATTTCCCAGGAGTCATGGAAAAAGAAATACGAAAATGCAATCAGCGAGAAGaatgatttaattaataaaatctcTAAAATGGAGGATTCTGACGATGTAAAACTGAAAGTAGCTCGATATCAAGTGGAAAATGAAGCTTTAAAAACTAAATGTGAAAACTTATATGGCGAGAGAAACATTTCCAAGGATAAAATCTCACAGTTGGAAGCAGAATTGTCAGAAGCCAAGAAAATAATCGTGAATTTTGAAAGTAGGTTCAAGAAAAGTAACGAAGTGTCTTCGAAGTGCGAACTGGAGAAAGAACTCGCTCATTACAAAGATTTGGTGACGCAGTTGAGCAGCaaaataaatgttttaaaaGCTGGGAGGAAGAGCGATCTGGTTATGGAGCAAAGAATCAAACAATTGGAGAAAGATTTGCAAGGGAAGGATGAGAGATTGGAAAGATTGAAGGACTTCGAGAAGATAAAGGAAGAAAGGGAACAACTTGTCTTGAAATTGAAAAATCAAGCCAAGCAGTTCGAACAGTATGTTAAAAATCAGAAGCAAGTGTCTGCAGAATTGAATTTATCACCGCGAAGTTCTAGCGATGGCACAGACTTTCAAAAGTTGAAAGAAATTATGATAAAAGAGGTCCGTGAAGAGATGGAACAGAAAGTTGTGGAGGAACTTAGGGGCATTGAGGAACAGCATCGAGAGAAGAGAAAGGAGCTAGAAGAGAGGTATAAGACAGTTTTATTGGAACTACAAACCAGATGTAATGAAAAGGCGCAGGAAGTGGAGACTTTGAAAGAAGCTATGCTATCGGAAAAG GAAGAGTTGAGTCAGAAAGAAAATGACGTGGAGGAGGAGAGAAATTTAATGGCCCAAGTAATGACTAAATGGGCCACAGAGATTAGGGAAATAAAAGACAAAGAAGTTGAAATGAATGAAAAATTGCAACAGCTGAAGGAAAGCGAAGAGAATTTGAAGGCAGAAATAGACACGCTGAAAGAGAAGGAGAAAGAAATGAAAAACAACATCGATATATTGAAACATAAGTATCAGTCAGCGAAGAAGACAGCGAACAATTACAAG
- the LOC143349067 gene encoding uncharacterized protein LOC143349067 isoform X1, translating to MEGPGLSLFQGSESIRLNTSTQGVEEDEEQEDIKRRNKEIKDLLTNAFNDLEEDDDISSVNSSHYRDSTKEVDDSNTGINSCVQQAASPNSQTVSQLQKEFGHYDHVENSNYDNAMTNHRSELEIRPSISEIQRDFDVYDQTDTPYSKSRSNDTHSIVAETPNSGFTRDLRSQVDEEYYPYNYQTPSNHYDAQRKAYSNNGYIDGYENNVQCKQICDFGSDNITSDHLNHCYKSSPNGRPQDNSVAYKTAEYESKEQLEVLYTVRMREIKRLTEEMQQLQLEKEEEKNQLSRRITLLQAEIDRASMSRNQTQHALVDAKAEIVDLYNQITSLKEKNAVLEKANENTTVELNVARNSVIELQQKISVLERVQALQTNDKTHEKFLKQAQEKHAVEMRNMQTQINVLTDKLNAKLLNVDAKTHCIWETSYVALENKLVDVRRAHEMLMVEKGDTMNRLAQALEESQAQCHNLMATNNTQQLMQFQAQIKILTQEKEEMQKLVQELQNKLEVARGDVVQYDSLLTTTLEEESDSIRQMKLGDLHNRSKSKPSDDMINKLRGELQRCLAGHAVKRKEITRLENTLSQKEKEVEKALTMADTCRQEAARYAKRVNELEQELKSVLTDQAIKANAQIQKLSDHLNDVKKQHELLREEKIGLEQKLEESLAINQETLKKLHQESMNQQAKDTINEYNKEYLEIHAKTVEKVRQEAQIEIVQLSVQLEQTQKELDRVKELYIDVCSTKEQLISEHKSEIKMLKEKYSTLEEREKDIEKYKHDLQVQIKIAEKFTQECDTYKVKVIELEKDLSYERKKKEEYTKKIHQEIERAKEEALKELRNAHPNQEISVLLPDHCSEHLEKINQLEEDCKRLEEKLHAAVDEHKKMSEYQSELDDTRLKIAQIEISQESWKKKYENAISEKNDLINKISKMEDSDDVKLKVARYQVENEALKTKCENLYGERNISKDKISQLEAELSEAKKIIVNFESRFKKSNEVSSKCELEKELAHYKDLVTQLSSKINVLKAGRKSDLVMEQRIKQLEKDLQGKDERLERLKDFEKIKEEREQLVLKLKNQAKQFEQYVKNQKQVSAELNLSPRSSSDGTDFQKLKEIMIKEVREEMEQKVVEELRGIEEQHREKRKELEERYKTVLLELQTRCNEKAQEVETLKEAMLSEKVKIHSSFKAKEQFVSQMIETKLETYYKELVARKLKIEKLQEELSQKENDVEEERNLMAQVMTKWATEIREIKDKEVEMNEKLQQLKESEENLKAEIDTLKEKEKEMKNNIDILKHKYQSAKKTANNYKEHAENKEKFLLSECKRIEEGYKRAMNQVQQKLDAIVSTQEEQVATKLKELECQYTERIEQMRLTLKYKSKC from the exons ATGGAGGGCCCAGGTCTGAGCTTGTTCCAAGGCTCAGAAAGTATACGATTAAACACAAGCACACAAGGCGTAGAAGAGGACGAAGAACAGGAAGATATCAAGCGACGTAACAAGGAG ATCAAAGATCTCCTGACTAATGCGTTCAACGACTTGGAGGAAGACGATGACATTAGTTCGGTGAATAGCAGTCATTATAGAGATAGTACTAAGGAAGTGGATGACTCGAATACGGGGATTAATTCCTGTGTTCAACAGGCTGCGTCTCCCAATAGCCAGACTGTATCACAGCTGCAGAAAGAATTTGGGCATTACGATCATGTTGAAAATTCAAACTATGACAATGCTATGACAAATCACAGATCGGAGTTGGAAATTAGACCTTCGATATCTGAGATACAGAGAGATTTCGATGTGTACGATCAAACAGATACGCCGTATTCTAAGAGTAGGAGCAACGACACTCATAGTATCGTTGCTGAAACACCAAATTCTGGATTTACTAGAGATTTAAGATCTCAAGTCGACGAAGAATATTATCCATATAATTATCAAACACCATCTAATCATTACGATGCTCAACGTAAAGCTTATTCAAATAATGGTTACATCGACGGTTATGAAAATAATGTACAATGCAAACAAATCTGTGATTTTGGAAGCGATAATATTACTTCCGATCACTTGAATCACTGTTACAAGTCAAGTCCAAACGGTAGGCCGCAGGACAACAGCGTGGCCTATAAAACTGCTGAATATGAAAGCAAAGAACAATTGGAGGTTTTGTATACGGTTCGAATGAGAGAGATCAAAAGATTAACGGAAGAAATGCAACAGCTGCAATTGGAGAAGGAGGAAGAAAAGAATCAGCTTAGTAGAAGGATTACGCTTTTACAAGCAGAAATTGACAGAGCAAGCATGTCGAGGAACCAAACGCAGCATGCTTTGG TTGATGCGAAAGCAGAAATTGTTGATCTTTACAATCAAATAACATCGTTGAAAGAAAAGAATGCAGTTTTGGAAAAAGCTAACGAAAAC ACAACAGTGGAGCTGAATGTTGCAAGAAATTCTGTGATAGAATTGCAACAGAAGATATCCGTATTAGAAAGAGTACAGGCATTGCAAACGAATGACAAGACGCAtgagaaatttttaaagcagGCGCAAGAAAAGCACGCAGttgaaatgagaaatatgcaaactcAAATAAATGTCCTCACAGACAAGCTTAACGCAAAG CTGCTCAATGTGGATGCCAAGACTCATTGTATATGG GAAACGTCATACGTTGCTTTGGAAAATAAGTTGGTCGATGTGAGAAGAGCACACGAGATGCTTATGGTGGAGAAAGGGGATACTATGAACCGTCTGGCACAAGCATTGGAAGAGAGTCAAGCACAATGCCACAATCTGATGGCCACGAATAATACTCAGCAGTTAATGCAATTTCAAGCACAGATTAAGATTCTGACGCAAGAGAAAGAAGAAATGCAAAAGTTGGTTCAGGAATTACAG AATAAATTAGAAGTGGCGAGAGGAGATGTAGTACAATATGATTCGTTACTGACAACAACGTTGGAGGAAGAATCTGACTCTATTAGACAAATGAAATTAGGCGATCTTCACAATAGGTCGAAATCAAAGCCATCTGACGATATGATAAATAAACTAAGGGGGGAATTACAAAG gTGTTTAGCTGGacatgctgttaaaagaaaggaAATAACTCGATTAGAGAATACTTTATCGCAAAAGGAGAAAGAAGTCGAGAAAGCTTTGACGATGGCTGATACGTGCAGGCAAGAAGCGGCTCGATACGCTAAACGCGTTAACGAGTTGGAGCAAGAACTTAAATCTGTACTTACAGATCAAGCTATAAAAGCGAACGCTCAAATACAGAAACTATCCGATCACCTGAACGATGTAAAGAAACAACATGAATTACTGCGAGAGGAGAAAATCGGATTAGAGCAAAAGCTAGAGGAATCATTAGCAATTAATCAGGAGACGCTTAAAAAGCTGCACCAGGAGAGTATGAATCAGCAAGCGAAAGACACCATTAACGAGTACAATAAAGAGTATTTAGAAATACATGCTAAGACTGTAGAGAAAGTTCGACAAGAAGCACAAATTGAAATAGTGCAATTATC CGTGCAATTAGAACAAACACAAAAAGAGTTGGATCGTGTTAAGGAATTGTATATAGATGTCTGTAGTACAAAGGAGCAGTTGATAAGTGAACACAAGTCTGAAATCAAaatgttaaaagaaaaatattctacGCTAGAGGAACGTGAAAAGgacattgaaaaatataaacatgACTTGCAGGTACAAATAAAAATAGCAGAAAAATTCACGCAAGAGTGTGACACGTATAAAGTTAAAGTGATCGAATTAGAAAAAGATTTGAGttacgaaagaaagaaaaaagaagaataCACAAAGAAAATTCATCAAGAAATTGAAAGAG CTAAAGAGGAAGCATTGAAAGAACTGCGCAATGCTCATCCGAATCAAGAAATAAGCGTTCTTTTGCCAGATCATTGTTCTGAACATTTAGAAAAAATTAATCAG CTGGAAGAGGACTGCAAACGTTTAGAGGAAAAATTGCATGCTGCTGTCGATGAACATAAAAAGATGTCTGAATATCAGTCTGAGTTGGACGATACCAGATTGAAAATAGCACAAATAGAAATTTCCCAGGAGTCATGGAAAAAGAAATACGAAAATGCAATCAGCGAGAAGaatgatttaattaataaaatctcTAAAATGGAGGATTCTGACGATGTAAAACTGAAAGTAGCTCGATATCAAGTGGAAAATGAAGCTTTAAAAACTAAATGTGAAAACTTATATGGCGAGAGAAACATTTCCAAGGATAAAATCTCACAGTTGGAAGCAGAATTGTCAGAAGCCAAGAAAATAATCGTGAATTTTGAAAGTAGGTTCAAGAAAAGTAACGAAGTGTCTTCGAAGTGCGAACTGGAGAAAGAACTCGCTCATTACAAAGATTTGGTGACGCAGTTGAGCAGCaaaataaatgttttaaaaGCTGGGAGGAAGAGCGATCTGGTTATGGAGCAAAGAATCAAACAATTGGAGAAAGATTTGCAAGGGAAGGATGAGAGATTGGAAAGATTGAAGGACTTCGAGAAGATAAAGGAAGAAAGGGAACAACTTGTCTTGAAATTGAAAAATCAAGCCAAGCAGTTCGAACAGTATGTTAAAAATCAGAAGCAAGTGTCTGCAGAATTGAATTTATCACCGCGAAGTTCTAGCGATGGCACAGACTTTCAAAAGTTGAAAGAAATTATGATAAAAGAGGTCCGTGAAGAGATGGAACAGAAAGTTGTGGAGGAACTTAGGGGCATTGAGGAACAGCATCGAGAGAAGAGAAAGGAGCTAGAAGAGAGGTATAAGACAGTTTTATTGGAACTACAAACCAGATGTAATGAAAAGGCGCAGGAAGTGGAGACTTTGAAAGAAGCTATGCTATCGGAAAAGGTAAAGATTCATTCGTCTTTCAAGGCGAAGGAGCAATTTGTTAGTCAAATGATCGAAACAAAACTTGAAACTTACTACAAAGAATTGGTAGCGCGAAAGTTGAAAATCGAAAAGTTACAGGAAGAGTTGAGTCAGAAAGAAAATGACGTGGAGGAGGAGAGAAATTTAATGGCCCAAGTAATGACTAAATGGGCCACAGAGATTAGGGAAATAAAAGACAAAGAAGTTGAAATGAATGAAAAATTGCAACAGCTGAAGGAAAGCGAAGAGAATTTGAAGGCAGAAATAGACACGCTGAAAGAGAAGGAGAAAGAAATGAAAAACAACATCGATATATTGAAACATAAGTATCAGTCAGCGAAGAAGACAGCGAACAATTACAAG